ATGGTCAGTGAGGGATGGGTCAATATTCAGTCAGTGAGGAAATGGTCAGTGAGGGATGGGTCAATATTCAGTCAGTGAGGATGGGTCAATATTCAGTCAGGAAGGAAATGGTCAGTGAGGGATGGGTCAATATTCAGTCAGTGAGGAAATGGTCAGTGAGGGATGGGTCAATATTCAGTCAGTGAGGAAATGGTCAGTGAGGATGGGTCAATATTCAGTCAGGAAGGAAATGACCAGTGAGGATGGGTCAATATTCAGTCAGTGAGGAAATGGTCAGTGAGGGATGGGTCAATATTCAGTCAGTGAGGAAATGGTCAGTGAGGGATTGATCAGTAATGGTGATGATCTTCTATGCAGTAATCACTGGGAAGAGAAGGAGCAGAGACTGCGGACAACAATTAAAGATGTCTGTCACTGCGACATCATGCAGCCAAATCCCCTGTATCCCAAGGTGCTGGATCCTGTGGATGCTATCAGCACAACTTTCTGTCTGGAGGCTGTCTGTCCAGATAAGAAATCATTGGAGAAGGCTCTGGCGAACATCACCTCACTCCTAAAACCAGGGGGTTTCCTCCTGATGATCGGGGCACTTGATGAATCTTATTACTTGGCTGGGGAGGCAAAACTCAGCGTTGTTCCTGTCGATGAAGATTACGTGAGGGAGGCCGTGAGCAAATCTGGTTACAAAATCTGTGTCTTCAAAACATACAAGATGCCCTCTGAACTGCAAATCGGGGTTGATGATGTGCGTGGCGTTTTCTATCTCCAAGCACAAAAGTTCTGACCTGCATATTTGTAAATTTACTGCCAGAGATTTGACAAACATTTAATCAAAAATTAAGTAAAACCTTCCACAGCGAAGCGGAGAGAAAATAGAGACATGACCCTGGGTTAAACAGTCAGTGCAGCAGGTCACCCCTGTAAGTAACTATCCACCAATCCATGAGTTACTGTGTCACTCCCCATGTACAGTACACTGCTTGGTGACTGACTCACAAATGCTTTTACGATTTTAATTTGTCAAATTTTTGTCTACTCCCAGGACTAAACAAATAGAAACCAATAAATATTGTTGAATTCCGAGCAGTGTTTGATGTAATTGTccaggagggccgaagggcctgttccagtgctgtattgtTACTGTAGATGGAGCTGAAAGAACTGTCTGAAACAGGAGAGATTCGCTACACAATCATTACAGCTGCTCAGGCATTGGTGTATCTAACCATTAGGCACATGCTGCAATCACGTATAACAAGTAGATCCATATGAAGAGGCATGTTTAATAATTAGACAGATCTTTGTGTATCAGATGCAATGCAACATGTGATCTTGGCACATGAATAATTACGTTCATTTTCTAGGCATatgtatagaaacatagaatagtGCAGCGCAGGAAGAGTCCGTACTGGTTCTTTTGAAGAGTAAGTCAGTTAATCTCATTCCACTGCTTATTCCTCAGATTCCTGCAGTTATTCCACATTCCACCATTTAGCCAATTTGAAGGTTACTACTGATTTTGAACAATTCTTTcaaaggatgtgggcattgttggctagaTCCGTatctattgtccatctctaactgcccttgtgatggtggtgagctgccttcttgaagcatgtggtgcagatacacccacGGATGTCAGGGAGGGCCtgtcaggatattgacccagcgacagaaTCTGCATCCCAAATCCTTACCACTCATTTTGTGAAAATGCTTTCCTCGTATTTCCCTGGGTTCCTCTGTCTTAAACCTGAGCCCACTGATCAGTGACCCATCTGCCACTGAAAACAGGTTCCCTTTAATTAATCTATCAAACCGTTTCAAACCTCTATCGAATCTCTTTGCCCTCTCTGCCCCAAAAACAATCATAGCATGTCCAGTCTCCACCATATATCTGTAATCCCTCACCCCTGGGACCTCTCTGCTCAATCTCTTCTTTAACATCTTCAAAGCCCTCACAGCGTTTCCTGAAATGTAATGATATCTAGATAAATGTAATGATTTGATATGTGTTCTCGGTGTACGTGCGATGTTCTGTTTGCTCGTTAGGTTTACTCAGTAATTGTTGAGCTtcaatgttttcttttttgtgtaaACGGATACAGAGATGAAGGATATTAAAATATAAATCAATGAACAAAGCTCAAATATTCAGCCATTTGGAGATTTTGTTCCTGAGTCTGAGACACAGATCATAACACacggtcacagtggttagcattgctgcctcacagtggttagcattgctgcctcagtgccaggaacccaggtacaattccaacctcgggtgactgtgtgtgtggagtttgcactttctccccgtgtctgtgtgggtttcctcccatagtccaaagatgtgctggctaggtggggttgtgtggatagggtgggggagtgggcctgtgcagagtgctcttttagaggtttggtgcagactcgatgggccgaatggcctccttctgtacttaagaaattctatggttctataacaAATAGCAACCATTTCCTCAAAACCAGAACCTGTTCACTTTATACCAGGGAACACGAATTAGGGCTGCTGAAAACCCCCAGGTAACACAGAGCAGGGCTGCGTAATACACTGGGAATCGCAGAGAAGAACTGCGTTAAACACAGGATAATTTAGAGCAGGACTATATTAAACATTGGGAAACAGAGCACAACCTGTATGTATTGCTCATCCTAGGTTCCCATGGGAAAGTGATGAACCTCTCGCACTCTACTTGAGGAAGTCTGCCTGGAAAAGCTGCTCCCATTAGGTCAGGAATTCACAGACTCATTAAAAACCCGGCATTCTATTTATTTATTGAAGCTATTCAAAATATTTCCACTATTCAGAAAATGGATTTAACCACTCAATCCACAGACATTTCAGGCTTTGTGGAGAATGCAACAAATCCAATCAACACATGCACTAGCTTTGTGGCCAGCATTCGCACCAGCCACATGGTAccgaataataatcatctttattgtcacaagtaggtttacgttaacactgcaatgaagttactgtgaaaagcccctagtcgccacattccagcgcctgtttgggtacacggagggagaattcagaatatccaattcacccaacaagtggCATGCAGGGTGGAGGAACAAGGGGTTGAGAGGTAGAGGAGGTGGTGAGCAACACGGGGGATAggagtgagggatagagggggtgattcaggatggggagaaggaatgctgctgcagtggctgaaTTGGAATTTCTGTGAATGGGCGAGAGGTATTTTCTCGGCTGATTCAATCTGAACAGCAACGAGGTCCGCCCCCCGACCAGCCTGCCCTCCCCACATAGACTCCATTTTTttctccatagaatttacagtgcaggaggccatttggcccatcgagtctgcacctgctctttgaaagggcacccgacccaagcccatacctccaccctatcccaataacccagtaacaccacccgatacttaaacattttttttttttttaaagagtacccaattaattttttccaattaagaggcaatttagcatggccaatcccctactctgcacatcttttgggttgtgggggcgaaccccatgcagacacggggagaaaactccacacggacagtgacccagagcctggatcgaacctgggacctcggtgccgtgaggcagcagtgctaacccactgcgccactgtgctgccctaccccacccaacactaagggcaattttgaacactaaggggcaatttagcatggccaatccacctagcctgcacatctttggactgtgggaggaaaccggagcacccggaggaaacccacacagacacagggagaacatgcagactccacacagacagtgacccaagccaggaatcgaacctgggaccttggagccgtgaagcaactgtgctaaccaccgtgtgaCCGTGCTGCTCCAGATAAAGTCAAGTGAACAAGAAAATAAAAGCTAAAGGCAGCTGCAGGTGGTTTGTGCCACTTGGTGGCAGCATTGGGAAGTGAAGCAGGTTCAGAGCGGTCAGCAATCCTCATTTCCAAACAAAAATATCTGGAAAAGTAATCAATGTTTCTGATTAAAAACAGCCATGGGGGCGGGGCCAGGACACGGCTGCTCTGGGATCGGTGTCACCTGGAACAGTTACAGTCCCGGCAGTGGCCATTTGGCTGATCATGTCTGTACCAACTCTCTGCACATCCTCTACGGAGGATCCCAGGCACTAACATttccagctgtttcatcaatgactgtccctccatcataaggcccAATGTTTGATGGGGATGTTCAATGTCAGACATTTGCTGACGATTGcggtgttcagcatcattcgatattcctcagataatgaatcagtccatgtccaaatgcaccaaaacctggacaatatccaggcttgggctgacattcgtgccacacatgtaccaagcaatggccatcttcaacaagagagaatcgaaGCAGCTCCCCTTAacattcactggcattaccatcgctgaatcccccacaatcaacatcctgggggttgccattgaccagaaactgaactgaagcaGCCAtagtaatactgtggctacaacagtaggtcagaggctgggaatcctgcagtgagtaactcacctcctgactctccaa
The DNA window shown above is from Scyliorhinus canicula chromosome 19, sScyCan1.1, whole genome shotgun sequence and carries:
- the LOC119954239 gene encoding phenylethanolamine N-methyltransferase, giving the protein MLKSSEVTDRYQLFNPQAYLQNNYMPPRANFDSEDCIVPWKLRCFASSFAKGEIRGHTLLDIGSGPTLYQVISACDFFNNIVMSDYLEVNRKELQKWLQAEPGAFDWSLYIKYVCSLEGKSNHWEEKEQRLRTTIKDVCHCDIMQPNPLYPKVLDPVDAISTTFCLEAVCPDKKSLEKALANITSLLKPGGFLLMIGALDESYYLAGEAKLSVVPVDEDYVREAVSKSGYKICVFKTYKMPSELQIGVDDVRGVFYLQAQKF